The Eubacteriales bacterium genome window below encodes:
- the metF gene encoding methylenetetrahydrofolate reductase [NAD(P)H], which translates to MKISSIFKQNKTIFSLEVFPPKKTSPINTIYDTLDKLKDLDPDFISVTYGAGGNIADTSTCDIASDIKKIYNIEPLAHLTCVNSTKEEVKINLDRLNNCGIENIMALRGDVNPNVEPKKDFKYASELVAFIKQNGDFNISGACYPEGHVEAKNLKGDILNLKKKVDTGVSHLISQLFFDNKFFYDFVRRAKNAGINVPIEAGIMPVVNKKQIERMVTLCGASLPPKFTKMMQRYEYHEEALRDAGIAYAIEQIVDLLSHDVDGIHLYTMNNANIAKRISESVHSLIKAKS; encoded by the coding sequence ATGAAGATATCCTCAATATTTAAGCAAAATAAAACAATTTTTTCACTTGAGGTGTTTCCGCCAAAAAAAACGAGCCCGATAAATACTATTTACGATACTTTAGATAAATTAAAAGATTTGGATCCGGATTTTATAAGTGTGACATACGGTGCCGGAGGCAATATTGCAGATACATCGACATGCGATATAGCTTCTGACATAAAGAAGATATATAATATAGAGCCGCTTGCACATCTAACTTGCGTAAACAGCACAAAAGAGGAAGTAAAGATAAATTTAGACAGGCTAAATAACTGCGGAATAGAAAACATAATGGCGCTAAGAGGAGACGTAAATCCGAATGTAGAGCCTAAAAAAGATTTTAAATATGCAAGTGAACTCGTTGCCTTTATTAAGCAAAACGGGGATTTCAATATATCCGGGGCATGTTATCCTGAAGGGCATGTAGAAGCCAAAAATCTTAAGGGAGATATTTTAAACCTTAAGAAAAAGGTTGATACCGGAGTATCGCATCTTATTTCGCAGCTTTTTTTCGATAATAAATTTTTCTACGATTTTGTAAGAAGGGCGAAAAACGCCGGTATAAACGTACCGATAGAAGCAGGTATAATGCCGGTCGTTAACAAAAAGCAGATAGAACGTATGGTCACTCTTTGCGGAGCCAGCCTTCCTCCTAAATTTACTAAGATGATGCAAAGATACGAGTACCATGAGGAGGCTCTTCGCGACGCGGGTATAGCATATGCTATAGAACAGATAGTAGACCTGCTGTCACACGATGTAGATGGGATACACCTTTATACCATGAACAACGCAAATATTGCAAAGAGGATAAGTGAAAGCGTACATAGTTTAATAAAAGCTAAGAGCTAA